The Bartonella grahamii subsp. shimonis region TGATTATGAAGGTCTTGGAACAACTGTTTTGAAGGGGATTGCTATTCCGCGGGCAACTTATATGTCCTTGGGTGTTCCGGGTGCTTTGGATGAAAAAGAAGGCCAGCCTTTTAAGTTGGATTTGAAAAAAGCAAAACAGTTGATTACTGAGGCTGGTTATCCGAACGGTTTTAAAGCTAATCTTTTAGTTGGAAGCCTTAGTTATATGTCGTCTGTTGCACAGTCTATTCAAGCCAATGCACGTAAAATTGGTATTGAACTGACAATTGAAAAAATGGCACAAAATCAATTGTTGAGCCGTGTACGTGGTGGAAATTATGATACTGCTATTATGGGATGGGGGAGCGCTGATCCTGATGGACATCCTGCTTCATTAAATCACGTGTTTAATCCTGATCCAACATTTACAAAAAAGCACAATATGTATTTGGCTTGGCGCGCTGGATATTATGATGAAAATATTAATAACATGGTGATGGGTGCTTTGTTTGAGCAAGACCCCAATAAGCGTATCATGCAATATCGTACTTTACAGCATTATGTACTAGAGCATGGTCCTATGGTTTATTTGTTTCAGACATATTATACCGTTGGTATGGGACCTGATGTCAAAAAATGGATTTGGAACAGTTATAGACTTTATTACAATGAAGCAGAAAAATAAAAAGCATGTTATAGAGAAGGACTGTAGAACATGCTTAATAAGAGGTTGTTTCGTTATATAAAAAAAGGTATTTGCTTTATGTTTTGTCGCTACAGAGGGGATTTTTATAATGATTTTGCCACTTTCAGAGACTGAAAGAGCTGCTGTATCAGAAAAGCAGAAAAAATTATTTTTATGGGATTTTTTATGCAAAGGATTGAAACTTCTTATTTCAGTTTTTATCACATTGCTTGGGTTGGTGACGATTACTTTTTTTCTTGGTCATCTTCTTCCTCTAGATCCAGTTCTGTCTATTCTTGGTGATAATATTAGCCAGGAAGCTTATGATGCAATGTATTATAAGCTGGGTCTTGATAAGCCGTTGATTGTCCAATATTGGAAGTATCTTCATAATGTATTTTTATTTGACTTTGGAGATGCCTTGACTTCTGGGCGTCCTGTTTTAGCCGATATTATGCGTGTATTTCCCGCAACGTTAGAGCTTGCAACCGTTGCTATTGTTATTGGCACAAGTCTGGGAATTCCATTTGGTGTTTTTGCAGCAATGTATCGCGATTCATTTATTGATTATGTTGTCCGTGTTTTTACACTTGTGAGTTATTCTACTCCGACATTTTGGCTCGGATTAATGGCGTTGTTAATATTTTACGCTAAGCTTGGCTGGGTTGGTGGTCCAGGACGTATTGATTTTCTTTATGAATATTCGTTTGAACCAAAAACAGGATTTTTCTTTTGGGATACGGCAAGCCAAGGACAATGGGAGGCTTTTGGGAATGTCTTTAGTCATATTATTATGCCTGCTTTGATCTTAGCTTTCGGTGCTATGGCTTATATTAGCCGTATGACTCGTGGGTTTATGATTGAACAACTTAATCAGGAATATATCATTACAGCACGTGTAAAGGGTTTATCGTGGGCGCGAACGGTATGGGGGCATGCCTTTAAGAATGCTGCTGTTCAGGTTATTACCGTTGTTGCGCTTTCTTATGCTTTTTTATTAGAAGGGGCTGTTTTAACGGAGACAGTTTTTGCTTGGCCTGGTTTTGGACATTACTTGACAAATGCTCTTTTAGCCGGAGATATGAATGCAGTTGTAGGATGTACTTTACTTGTAGGATTTATCTTTGTCGCCATTAATTTATTTTCTGATTTGCTTTATCGCATTTTTGATCCAAGGACACGTTGAATATGACAGTCAGTAATCATCACA contains the following coding sequences:
- a CDS encoding ABC transporter permease, with the translated sequence MILPLSETERAAVSEKQKKLFLWDFLCKGLKLLISVFITLLGLVTITFFLGHLLPLDPVLSILGDNISQEAYDAMYYKLGLDKPLIVQYWKYLHNVFLFDFGDALTSGRPVLADIMRVFPATLELATVAIVIGTSLGIPFGVFAAMYRDSFIDYVVRVFTLVSYSTPTFWLGLMALLIFYAKLGWVGGPGRIDFLYEYSFEPKTGFFFWDTASQGQWEAFGNVFSHIIMPALILAFGAMAYISRMTRGFMIEQLNQEYIITARVKGLSWARTVWGHAFKNAAVQVITVVALSYAFLLEGAVLTETVFAWPGFGHYLTNALLAGDMNAVVGCTLLVGFIFVAINLFSDLLYRIFDPRTR